The genome window tttttttatattaaactcaccttttaaaaagataattcatttttatattgaacTCGTCCggctcaaaattcaaaattactattttttatattatagtttttaaaataaaaatacactactCCCAATCTCACTCACTTAATCTCTTATCGCTCCTTAAAGTAGTAAATAATTGagtggtgttttttcttttatttttctgatttcATTGATCTTGCTAGTACTGAGTCAAGTGACTCAAGTTACTCCAAATTAGATTTTGAGTGGAAATTGTGAAGTAATTGAGCAGTCTATTTTTAactgtttcaaaaacaattaatagTTTGAAATTTATCTAACTTTAGTTGGGTTGATAGCTTTCAGAGATGAAATCCATGGCCGGCAGTTCAATCTCAGTATATGCAAGAAATGTATATGATAATAGAAAGAGATGCTCGTCTCCAGTCAACCACCAAGTCCCTTTCACAACTTTTTCATCGCTTTGGGAAATCAACCTAAATACAACAAAATCGTGGGAAGCAATCACTCATGAAAATGAACCTCAACCTTCTACAATTGTCATATAAAATGGACCCTCCAAATCTTCCTCCCCGGCCACATTGAAACATCCAAGCCTAGCTAGCTATTTTCATCAGCAATGTTCTAAAAGCTATAGCCTCACAATGAATGAATCCTCTTCATGATCACCCTATCTTGTTTGATCATGGAGGCAAAGATGATGTATGAGACCATTTTCGCCAGAAGCTTTAGTCGGTATGAGCAGAAAAAATTGGGATATGGCGCGTTTGCTGTTTGCTTGATCACCACTTTCACCATTTTCACTGTGTTTAAGCCTTACTTGGGTCCTCTACCAGTGTGTAAGTCCTTGTCATATTAAGTTTTGTCCACACTTTGTGAAATTTCTATATGTTGTAATGCATGCATTTGGTAGACATACATGCAATATACGTTCTATATCCATATTTGTTCGGGTTTTGCAGTGAATTTACGGTTGTCAACGGGGGGTTTCAAGATGCTAATGGTGGAGGATACGACCAGTACCCAGCAAATAGGTAAGACTAGCTAGAATTTGATGAACATGGCCTGCAATTTGATTGTTCTATTTCTATGTTACATATGATGAAGGCGGGTTTCTTGCTGATGTTTTGAAGTTGCAGAGATTAGAAGAAAGGAAATGGAGGCTTTAGTATGCAATATTGAACCCAGGTCAGATTTTTGTGTGATCAGTGGGGATGTTAGGGTTCATGGGAACTCATCCACCGTTTTTATTGCTTCATCAGCTCCAGTGGACATCTTGCCTGAGAATGGTTCATGGAGCATAAGACCTTATGCTCGGAAAGGAGACGCAAGAGCAATGAAGCACATTAAGAACTTCACAGTGAAAATGACAACGGGTCGTCAACATCTCCCACATTGCACTCAAAACCACACTGTTCCAGCCATCCTTTTCTCCCTCGGAGGATATTCTGGAAACCATTTTCATGCCTTTAGTGACGTCCTGATCCCACTGTATTTGACTTCCAGACAGTTCAATGGAGAAGTACAGTTTCTTGTGACTTCAAAATCGTTATGGTGGATCGCAAAATTCAGAATACTACTTCAAGAGTTGTCCCGATATCCCATCATTGACATTGATAGAGAAGAAGGAATCCATTGCTTCTCCAGCGCCATCATCGGCCTTAAGTGTCACAAAGAGCTGGACATCGACCCTTCAAAGTCTCCATACTCCATGAAAGACTTCAGGGAGTTC of Vitis vinifera cultivar Pinot Noir 40024 chromosome 17, ASM3070453v1 contains these proteins:
- the LOC100261238 gene encoding alpha-1,3-arabinosyltransferase XAT3; amino-acid sequence: MITLSCLIMEAKMMYETIFARSFSRYEQKKLGYGAFAVCLITTFTIFTVFKPYLGPLPVLNLRLSTGGFKMLMVEDTTSTQQIEIRRKEMEALVCNIEPRSDFCVISGDVRVHGNSSTVFIASSAPVDILPENGSWSIRPYARKGDARAMKHIKNFTVKMTTGRQHLPHCTQNHTVPAILFSLGGYSGNHFHAFSDVLIPLYLTSRQFNGEVQFLVTSKSLWWIAKFRILLQELSRYPIIDIDREEGIHCFSSAIIGLKCHKELDIDPSKSPYSMKDFREFLRSSYSLKRATAIKVRDGTDTKKPRLLIIARKKSRSFTNDGKIAEMARSLGYEVIVAEPNGTEISRFAELVNSCDVLMGVHGAGLTNIVFLPENAVLIQVVPLGGLEWVARYDFGLPAVDMKIRYIEYQIKEEESSLIEKYPHEHAVLREPHSITKLGWLELKAVYLDKQNVKLDLNRFRNTLLQALQLLH